GTGCAACGGGCCCATGTCGCCGCGCATTTGAGCCTGCTCGGCACGCCTAGCCTGCTCGCGAACTTGATCTTCGTCGACTGTACAAAAGGCACCGATGCGCCCGTCGTATGCACCAATCCGGTCGAGGAATAGCTCGCTCAGCTCAACAGGGGAGACCGCCTTGCTGTGCACGAGTTTCACGAGTTCCGTTACTTGAGCCGACTCTAGTTGATCTGCCATAACAAACTTCTCCCATCATTCAGTGGAAAGCGCCTTCCATGGCCTAACTCCCTTTGCGAATCCCCGCCAGGGGCGCCATGGGGGCGACAAAAGAGACCTTCAGGTTGCGGTCTCGGATGTTGAGACTTGCGGCCCGGTTCTTTTCGTCTCTATCTCGTGTGCCACGACACACACAATGATGCAACGCGGCAAACTAGTCAAGTGCCTAGTATTCTGCACTAGAAATTTCGCCAGTTAATTTATGCTTGGTTTTATGTCACGTCGTGGACCTTCGGCAGTCGAGATCACCTTGTCCTCGGCCGAGCGCGCCGAGCTGACACGTAGAGCCGAGTCGGCGGACCGGCGACAGTCCGAACGGGCACGCATCGTGTTGGCCTGCGCCGAAGGTGCGTCGAACGCCGGCGTGGCACGCGATCTCAATGCCGCGGTGGCGACGGTGGCGAAATGGCGACGCAAGTTCGCCGCCGACCGGCTCGACGGACTGGCCGATGCCGGGCGCAGCGGACGCCCGAAGCCAGAGTTGGCGCTGAACGACGACGAACGCGCGCAGCTAGCAGCGTGGGCACGAAGCGCGAAAACCGCTCAGCGCCTTGCGATGCGAGCCAAGATCGTGCTGCGTTGCGCCGAGGGCAGGACGAACAAGCAAACCGCCATCGATCTCGGTGTCGACGAGTCGACCGTCGATCGGTGGCGGCAGCGATTCATCACCGGCCGGCTCGGCGGGCTGGCTGACGAGCCCCGGCTCGGTCGGCCGCCGTCGATCCTGCTCGACCAGGTCGAAGACGTGGTCATCGCGACCTTGGAATCGACGCCTGGTAGGGGCACTCACTGGTCGCGGGCGGCGATGGCGGAGCGGACCGGTCTGTCGAAATCGACCATCGGCCGGATCTGGCGCAAGTTCGACCTCAAACCGCATCTGCAGGACTCGTTCAAGTTGTCCACCGACCCGGTATTCATTGAGAAAGTGGTCGATGTTGTTGGCTTGTACCATAATCCGGCGGAGAAGGCAGTCGCGCTCTGCGTCGATGAGAAGTCCCAGATCCAGCCTTTCGACCGGTCGCGACCTCCGATCATGCCCGACACTCCGCAATGCGGCACCCACGACTATCTCCGTCACAGCATCACCAGCCTGTACGCGGCGTTCGACATCGCCGACGGCACCGTCATCAGCGCCCTGCACCGCCGCCACCGCGCCGTCGAATTCCGTAAGTTCCTGACCACCATCGACAAGGCTGTACCCTGTCAACTCGACGTGCATCTGGTGTGCGACAACTGCCCCACCCACAACACTCCCGAGATCAAGGCGTGGCTGGCCCGACATCCCCGCTTCCACGTCCACTTCACCCCGACCGGTTCGAGTTGGATGAATCAGGTCGAACGCTGGTTCGGCCTGCTCACCGCCAAACTCATCCGCCGCGGCGTTCACACCTCGGTCGAAGTTCTTGAAAAGGACATCGCCGCGTGGATCGACGAATGGAACGACAATCCCCGCCCCTTCCGCTGGACCAAGACCG
The Rhodococcus qingshengii JCM 15477 genome window above contains:
- a CDS encoding IS630 family transposase, which translates into the protein MSRRGPSAVEITLSSAERAELTRRAESADRRQSERARIVLACAEGASNAGVARDLNAAVATVAKWRRKFAADRLDGLADAGRSGRPKPELALNDDERAQLAAWARSAKTAQRLAMRAKIVLRCAEGRTNKQTAIDLGVDESTVDRWRQRFITGRLGGLADEPRLGRPPSILLDQVEDVVIATLESTPGRGTHWSRAAMAERTGLSKSTIGRIWRKFDLKPHLQDSFKLSTDPVFIEKVVDVVGLYHNPAEKAVALCVDEKSQIQPFDRSRPPIMPDTPQCGTHDYLRHSITSLYAAFDIADGTVISALHRRHRAVEFRKFLTTIDKAVPCQLDVHLVCDNCPTHNTPEIKAWLARHPRFHVHFTPTGSSWMNQVERWFGLLTAKLIRRGVHTSVEVLEKDIAAWIDEWNDNPRPFRWTKTADEILESLADYLAKVNPNTTKQVNN